GTTTTTAGAAGAGTACAGGTGTTTATGCGAATTTGAGTCTTTACATAAAACCATTTTACAAGAACACAAAGATTCTAAAGAAAAGCAAGAAATATTAAAGAAATTAGTTACTGATAATAAGCGTTTAAATAAGTTTTTATATTTTATCAATAATATCGATGTCTTTACAGAACAACATAATAAAATAGTTATGAATGAATATATGAATATTTATATATCTTCTGAAAGAATGCTTCAAAACGGTTATTATAACCCTGAAAAAGTTAAAAAATATAATCCGTTAGAGGTAGATGATTTATATATTAAATTAGCAAATATTAATGAATATGATTATACCTCTTTGATATGTTTCTATAATAACTATGGTTTAATTAATGACAGTCTAGCCAATAATACATATAATCTTTTTGGCGATACTTTTTCAGGATCAAAAGATCATTATTATACGTTGATACATAATTTAAGTAATTTGAGAATTTGCATTGCTTTATATAGTGCATTATCTGATAATGCTTTAAGTGAGCATATTACTAGAATTGAAGATAAAAAAGAAATATATTATAAAGAAATCCTATTAAATAAATATATATATCAAGACTTCAATTCAATATATTCTGAAGATAATAAAACTATAATAAAATATGCGATCACTTCACTAATAAATAGAGAAGTTAATAAAATTTCACCAAGTATATTAATAGATAACAACAATAATTTCTTCCCTACATTAAAAGCAGTTTCAGTTTTGCCTATAGCATATTATCAATTATATAAACTGGTATTTAAAAATATATCACTAAATGAATGCTTACATTGCGGTAAGCCTATTCACCCAAATTCTAGTAGTCCAAAATATTGTAAACCTCCCTTAAGTGACCCTTCCGATAAATCAAAATGCAAAGGGCGGCACGAACAGATGGTTGGTTATTACAGAGAAAAAATATTAACTAATATAATGACAATAGAAGAAATTGAAGACATCGCTAAAAGTATTACTTGGTCTGATAATGACGATGTTAAGCACACAGGAAGACCAACGGAAGAGGTACTAGGGTGGATAAGGAATTATAATCCCAAAAGCAAAAAAAGAAAACAATTACTCAAAAAATTTGCAGATAGAAATGACTGGCTTAAGATTTAGAATTAATCAAGATAGGGCAATTAAAGAAGTTAAAGAGGAGATATAACTTTATAAATCATAAGTAAAAAACCCTGGAAGGTTTATACCTATCCAGGGCTACTTATATTCTATTCATTTGTATTGCAGTAACATTGCAGTAAATCTTTATTTCTTATAAATATTAAAACCTCTATAATCCTTGTTATGTAAATGGCGTGCCCGAAAGGAGTCGAACCCTTAGCCTTCTGATCCGTAGTCAGACGCTCTATCCAGTTGAGCTACGGGCACACATTGTCTCACCGACAAGTAATATCTTAACACAGTTTAAGATAAAATGCAAATCTTTTTCGAAAGAATTTATTGGAAATCACTAGCAAAATTAGATTTTTATATATTTGCTGTTTCTCCCTGCAAATGATCAGCACAAATGATATTTTACTACTTTTTTTAAGAAATGTCAAGTGTTAATAATACTTTTTTAAAAGAGGAATTATAAAAAGAGTTTAAGAAAGGAATTTTACTTTCTCAAATCAAAAGCAATATCCTAGATATGTCTTTTAAATCTTCTTTTTATCAAAAAAAAGGACGATTCTGCGAAAAACACAGAATCATCCTCTTTAGATTTTATAATTTATGCCTCATAAGCTGCTTCTAAGCGCTTATAAGCGTCATATCTTTCTTTAGCATCTTCTTCAGCTTTAACGAAGAGTTTCTCAGCAATCTCTGGGAATGTCCTTTGTAATGAAGTATAACGAGTTTCACTTTCAAGGAAATCCTGGAATAAATCAAAGTCAGGGGCTTTTGAATCCATAACAAATGGATTTTTGCCTTCTTCAGCCAACTCTGGATTATACCTGTATAGATGCCAGTATCCAGCCTTAACAGCTCTTTTCTCTTGTTCGATACTGCAACCCATACCATCTTTAAGACCATGAGCAATACATGGAGTATATGCAATAACTAAGGATGGTCCCGGATATGCTTCAGCTTCTTTAATAGCTTTAATAGTCTGGTTCATATTTGATCCTAGAGCTACTTGAGCTACATATACATAGCCGTAAGACATAGCCATCATACCAAGATCTTTCTTCTTAACTTTTTTACCAGAAGCCGCAAACTTAGCAACTGCAGCAGTCGGTGTAGCTTTAGATGACTGTCCACCTGTATTAGAGTAAACCTCAGTATCAAATACTAATAGGTTCACATCATCACCTGATGCTAATACATGGTCAACACCACCATAACCAATATCATAAGCCCAACCGTCTCCACCAACAATCCATTGAGACTTCTTAACTAAGAATTCTTTCATATCAAGAATTTCTGCTACTTCTTTACTTTGATCTGCATACTTAGCTAGAACAGGTAGTAATTGAATAGTAGCCGCTTTAGACTCATCACCCAAGTCTTTGTTATCCAACCAGGTTTGTAGAGCCTCATTTAAATCTTCTCCAAGATTAGCTTCTATAGCTGCTTCAGCTCTATCAGCTAAACGGTCTCTATTTTGTTCTATACCTAAGAACATACCATAACCATACTCTGCATTATCTTCAAAGAGGGAGTTAGCCCATGCAGGACCATGACCATCTTCATTAGTACAGAATGGAGTACTTGGAGCAGATCCACCCCAGATTGAAGAACAACCTGTAGCATTAGCTATAAGCATTCTATCTCCAAATAGCTGAGTAACTAATTTAGCATAAGGAGTCTCTCCACAACCGGCACAAGCTCCTGAGAACTCAAATAACGGTTTCTGGAACTGACTACCCTTAATTGTATATTTAGTCATTAAAGTATCTTTAATACTTACTTCATTAACTGCATGCTCCCAATTATCTGTTTCATTTGCAACTTGAGTCGCATTTGGCTCCATAACTAGAGCTTTTTTCTTAGCAGGACAAACTTGAGCACATACTCCACAACCAGTACAATCTAGTGGACTTACCTGTATCCTAAATTCTAGTCCCTCTAATTGCTTACCAATTGCTTTTTTGCTTTCAAATCCTTCAGGTGCATTAGCAACTTCCTCTTCATTAAGAAGGAAAGGTCTAATTGCAGCATGTGGACAAGTTAATGAACATTGAGTACATTGAATACAATTATCTATTTGCCATTCAGGAATATTTGTAGCTATATTACGTTTCTCATAAGCTGCAGTTCCCTGTGGGAAGTGACCATCTTCACGACCAAGAAAAGTACTTACTGGTAAATCGTCACCTTTTTGTCTAGCAATAGGATCAAGTACATTTTTGATGAAGTCAGGTCTATCATCTTCTTTAGTAGCTGCTGCTTCATTAGTACTTCCAGACCAGTTAGCAGGAACTTCTACATTTTCAAGTGCATCTAAAGCTCTGTCCACTGCATCCCAGTTCATTTCTACAATTTTTTCTCCCTTGCTACCATAGTTTTTCTTAATAGCATCTTTTAAATATTTAATAGCTTCATCTACAGGAAGGATATTAGCTAGCTTGAAGAATACAGTTTGCATAACCATATTAATTCTTCCACCTAAACCTACTTCCTGAGCAATATCAACAGCATTAATAATATAGAAGTCTATATTATGATCAGCTATATATTTTTTAATATTTGCAGGTAATTTTGCATCTAATTCATCTTTTGTCCATGTACAGTTAAGTACAAAAGTTCCACCATCTTTTAATCCTTCTAAGAGGTCAAACTGCTCAACATATGATTCTTTATGACAAGCTACATAGTCAGACTCTTTAATGTAGTAAGTTGATTTGATTGGTGCATCTCCAAAACGCAAGTGAGAAACTGTTACACCACCAGATTTTTTGGAGTCATAAGAGAAATAACCTTGAGCATATTTTTCTGTATTATCTCCAATGATTTTAATAGCACTTTTGTTAGCTCCAACAGTACCGTCAGAACCAAAGCCCCAGAACTTACAGCGAACTGTTCCTTCTGGAGTAGTGTCGATTTCTTCTTTTACTTCTAAAGAAGTATTAGTTACATCATCAACAATACCTACAGTAAAGGAATTCATTGGCTTATCTTCTTTTAAGTTATCAAATACTGCCTTAATATGACTTGGATTAGTATCTTTAGAACTCAATCCATACCTTCCACCAACAATTAATGGTGCATCCTCTTTATCATAGAAAAGACTTCTTACATCTGTATAAAGTGGCTCTCCTACTGCACCTGGTTCTTTTGTTCTATCAAGTACAGCTATTCTCTTAACTGTCTTAGGTAAAACATCTAAGAAGTATTTTTCTGAGAATGGACGATATAGGCGTACTTTGATTAAACCAACTTTTTCACCTTTATCTACTAAGTAATTTACTGTTTCTTCAATAGTATCTGTAACTGATCCCATTGCAATAAGTATATGTTCTGCATCTTCTGCTCCTACGTAGTTAAATGGATGATACTCTCTACCAGTTAACTTGCTAATTTCTCCCATATATTCTTCTACAATATCTGGTACTACATCATAGAACTTGTTACAAGCTTCACGAGCTTGGAAGAAAATATCTGGATTTTCAGCAGTTCCTCTAGTAACAGGATGCTCTGGATTCAATCCATTATGTCTAAATTTATTAACTGCATCTTCGTCAACTAACTCAGCTAAGTCATCATAGTCAAGTACTTCAATTTTTTGAATTTCATGTGATGTACGGAAACCATCAAAGAAATGCAAAAATGGAATACTAGATTTAATTGATGCTAAGTGAGCTACACCAGCTAGGTCCATAACTTCCTGAACACTACCGGCTGCTATCATAGCAAAACCAGTTTGGCGTGCTGCCATAACATCTGAGTGATCTCCAAAGATTGAAAGAGCTTGTGTTGCTACTGAGCGGGCACTAACGTGGAATACTCCTGGTAGTAACTCTCCCGCAATTTTGTACATATTGGGAATCATCAGTAATAAACCCTGGGAAGCTGTAAAGGTTGTAGTTAAGGCTCCTGTTGCTAAAGAACCGTGAACCGCACCTGACGCTCCTCCCTCTGACTGCATTTCAGTTAATTTAACTCTCTGTCCAAAAATGTTTTTACGACCATGTGCACTCCATTCATCAACATATTGTGCCATTGGTGAAGAAGGAGTAATTGGATAAATACCAGCTACATCTGTAAAAGCATATGCTACGTGAGCAGCAGCTGTATTTCCATCCATAGTCTTCATAACTTTACCCATTATCAAAATTCCCCCCATTTATGTATTTAATATAGATTTTATATTCAGTAACAGTATAACTTAATAAACAAGACCTGTCAAATATTTAAGTTTTCAGACAATATCGACAAAATTAGCAGGTGCTTTGTACTGATAATCTGCTATTATTATTTACATAATAAGTATTATATCAAGTATAATTGATAATACCTCTTTCTTTCTAGATCACTGATACATTATGTCTTTATGCAAAAAAATATTACCCTAGTATTGGGCAATATTTTTTCTATACTTTTAGAGTTAAATTTATAACGCAATAATTATCTAAAAAGATTCTAAAAACTTATATTTAAAGAAGCACTCATTTCTAAACCACTATAATCAATCGCTCCTATTAAATCATTATCTATTCCCACTCTTGAACTCCTATAACCAATATAAGCATCACCACTTATGCGATTATCAACATTGAATGGAAGAAAGTCATCTAAGTTTTCAGTAGAAACAGGTAAATACACACCTACTTTATATCCAAAATCCAGTCCTGCATATGATCTATCAATATCTCCAAAAAGACTCAATCTTGAAGAATATGCACCTGCTGCTCCTTTAAAACATAAAAAATCATTAATTCTATAATATGCAGTAGCTAAATAACCTGTTGTCATTGCTTCTGCAGCAGATCTATTACTATTTCTCCAACTTGTAGAAATCCTTTCAATCTCAACACCCACTGCAAAATTTTCATTTTGCCAGCGTCTAGCTCCTACAAATATACTTTGGCCTGAACTTATATTTCCCATTTCTGGATAATTATCTGCTACATAATTATTTATTTCACTTAATTCAAATAAGTTATGAGAAACACCACCATAAGGTATAGTAGAACTACTTGCAGCCATAACCATTGTGAAAGTAGCAATTAAAAAGCTAAGCATCATAAAAACAATCATAAACAATATTACATTTGTTAATCTTCTTTTCAAAAGATCTCCTCCTTAAATTATATTTTAATAGTCTTTTTCTTCAATA
This is a stretch of genomic DNA from Halanaerobiaceae bacterium ANBcell28. It encodes these proteins:
- the nifJ gene encoding pyruvate:ferredoxin (flavodoxin) oxidoreductase, whose protein sequence is MGKVMKTMDGNTAAAHVAYAFTDVAGIYPITPSSPMAQYVDEWSAHGRKNIFGQRVKLTEMQSEGGASGAVHGSLATGALTTTFTASQGLLLMIPNMYKIAGELLPGVFHVSARSVATQALSIFGDHSDVMAARQTGFAMIAAGSVQEVMDLAGVAHLASIKSSIPFLHFFDGFRTSHEIQKIEVLDYDDLAELVDEDAVNKFRHNGLNPEHPVTRGTAENPDIFFQAREACNKFYDVVPDIVEEYMGEISKLTGREYHPFNYVGAEDAEHILIAMGSVTDTIEETVNYLVDKGEKVGLIKVRLYRPFSEKYFLDVLPKTVKRIAVLDRTKEPGAVGEPLYTDVRSLFYDKEDAPLIVGGRYGLSSKDTNPSHIKAVFDNLKEDKPMNSFTVGIVDDVTNTSLEVKEEIDTTPEGTVRCKFWGFGSDGTVGANKSAIKIIGDNTEKYAQGYFSYDSKKSGGVTVSHLRFGDAPIKSTYYIKESDYVACHKESYVEQFDLLEGLKDGGTFVLNCTWTKDELDAKLPANIKKYIADHNIDFYIINAVDIAQEVGLGGRINMVMQTVFFKLANILPVDEAIKYLKDAIKKNYGSKGEKIVEMNWDAVDRALDALENVEVPANWSGSTNEAAATKEDDRPDFIKNVLDPIARQKGDDLPVSTFLGREDGHFPQGTAAYEKRNIATNIPEWQIDNCIQCTQCSLTCPHAAIRPFLLNEEEVANAPEGFESKKAIGKQLEGLEFRIQVSPLDCTGCGVCAQVCPAKKKALVMEPNATQVANETDNWEHAVNEVSIKDTLMTKYTIKGSQFQKPLFEFSGACAGCGETPYAKLVTQLFGDRMLIANATGCSSIWGGSAPSTPFCTNEDGHGPAWANSLFEDNAEYGYGMFLGIEQNRDRLADRAEAAIEANLGEDLNEALQTWLDNKDLGDESKAATIQLLPVLAKYADQSKEVAEILDMKEFLVKKSQWIVGGDGWAYDIGYGGVDHVLASGDDVNLLVFDTEVYSNTGGQSSKATPTAAVAKFAASGKKVKKKDLGMMAMSYGYVYVAQVALGSNMNQTIKAIKEAEAYPGPSLVIAYTPCIAHGLKDGMGCSIEQEKRAVKAGYWHLYRYNPELAEEGKNPFVMDSKAPDFDLFQDFLESETRYTSLQRTFPEIAEKLFVKAEEDAKERYDAYKRLEAAYEA